Proteins encoded in a region of the Quercus lobata isolate SW786 chromosome 8, ValleyOak3.0 Primary Assembly, whole genome shotgun sequence genome:
- the LOC115958615 gene encoding uncharacterized protein LOC115958615, protein MAIMDSLRRFVAHEPVIAACCLLVGVNGIFLPAVVRPILDSYEAAKQVPQPALNDVVAGMTGKK, encoded by the exons atggcaATAATGGATTCGTTGAGGAGGTTCGTAGCGCATGAGCCAGTGATTGCAGCTTGTTGCTTACTAGTCGGTgttaatg GAATCTTCCTTCCAGCTGTTGTTAGGCCCATTCTTGACTCCTATGAAGCGGCCAAACAAGTTCCCCAGCCTGCTTTAAATGAT GTGGTTGCGGGTATGACTGGTAAGAAATAA
- the LOC115954514 gene encoding uncharacterized protein At4g00950-like, translating into MGSEVEPESSSTPKLPLFSIQTMQSPDPSGMLTPPLHTLASVPFRWEDEPGKPRPCTTLTKFTTLDLAPKCLELPPRLLLDTKFPSPNTVLEEPYLGRSKFQSSSFRIIGGECYGSFSHERGQLGAMVLGKRGIKEKTWFGSWGRRIFKGKREVGLGGSSHVFPSSVDREGDSCNVGESNSKSGKITRIRKVRSLSSLSTNAKSHHFWAKIYDGLKQVVPWSSRKVKKDVHVV; encoded by the exons atggGAAGTGAGGTAGAGCCAGAGTCAAGTTCCACACCAAAGCTACCATTATTCTCAATCCAAACCATGCAGTCACCAGATCCTTCAGGTATGCTAACCCCACCACTCCACACTTTAGCCTCAGTCCCTTTTCGCTGGGAAGATGAACCAGGTAAGCCTAGGCCTTGCACCACTCTCACCAAATTCACTACCCTTGACTTAGCCCCAAAGTGCTTGGAACTACCTCCAAGGCTGTTGTTGGATACTAAATTTCCTTCACCCAACACTGTCTTGGAGGAACCTTATCTGGGCAGGTCTAAGTTTCAGTCTTCTTCATTTAGAATCATTGGTGGTGAGTGCTATGGGTCTTTTAGCCATGAAAGAGGTCAGCTTGGGGCAATGGTTCTTGGCAAGAGAGGGATCAAGGAGAAAACTTGGTTTGGTTCATGGGGTAGGAGGATTTTCAAAGGTAAAAGAGAGGTTGGACTTGGAGGGAGTAGTCATGTCTTTCCATCTTCTGTGGATAGAGAGGGTGATAGTTGTAATGTGGGAGAAAGCAACAGTAAAAGTGGCAAGATCACAAGGATTCGAAAGGTTCGAAGCTTATCTAGTCTCTCCACCAACGCCAAGTCTCATCACTTCTGG GCAAAAATATATGATGGCCTGAAGCAGGTGGTTCCGTGGAGTAGTAGAAAGGTGAAGAAGGACGTCCACGTGGTTTAA